A part of Sinorhizobium chiapasense genomic DNA contains:
- a CDS encoding basic amino acid/polyamine antiporter — MTDDSGQKLSLFALTAMVVGSMVGAGIFSLPRTFGSATGPFGAIVAWCIAGAGMFTLAHVFRVLAERKPDLDAGVYAYVRAGFGDYAGFLSALGYWLVGCIADVSYWVLIKATLGAFFPIFGDGNTVAAVLVSSVALWGFHFMILRGIKEAAAINTLVTVAKIVPIVIFIVILLGAFEADLFRANFWGGAGMPEASLLEQVRATMLVTVFVFIGVEGASVYSRYARKRSDVGVATTLGFVGVLALMVLVTLLPYAALERPEIAGMRQPSMASVLESVVGPWGSVFVSVGLIVSVLGAYLAWSLICVEVLFCAAKNGDMPSVLARENSNSVPAAALWLSNGVIQFFLVSTLFSEDAFRLMVNLTSAMVLVPYLLVAAYGFLVARRGETYDIRPEERFRDLIFAGVAMVYTVFMIYAGGLKFLLLSTILYALGTVLFFYTRREQMKPLFSHREWLVFAAAVAGCLFGIHGLVTGYITL; from the coding sequence ATGACGGACGATTCGGGGCAGAAGCTGTCTCTGTTCGCGTTGACCGCGATGGTGGTCGGATCGATGGTCGGCGCCGGGATTTTTTCCCTGCCGCGCACCTTCGGCAGTGCGACTGGACCATTCGGTGCGATCGTGGCCTGGTGCATCGCAGGGGCGGGCATGTTCACTCTCGCTCACGTGTTCCGGGTGCTCGCGGAACGCAAGCCCGATCTCGATGCCGGCGTCTACGCCTATGTGAGGGCCGGCTTCGGTGACTATGCCGGCTTCCTTTCGGCCCTCGGCTACTGGCTGGTCGGCTGCATTGCCGATGTGTCGTACTGGGTGTTGATCAAGGCGACCCTCGGGGCCTTCTTTCCGATCTTCGGAGACGGCAACACGGTTGCCGCGGTGCTTGTCTCCTCTGTCGCGCTCTGGGGCTTCCACTTCATGATCCTGCGAGGGATCAAGGAGGCAGCGGCCATCAACACTCTCGTCACCGTGGCAAAGATCGTCCCCATTGTGATCTTCATAGTCATCCTGCTCGGCGCGTTCGAGGCCGACCTCTTTCGCGCCAATTTTTGGGGCGGCGCGGGCATGCCCGAGGCGAGCCTGCTCGAGCAGGTTCGTGCGACCATGCTGGTCACAGTTTTTGTGTTCATCGGCGTAGAGGGCGCGAGCGTCTACTCGCGGTACGCCCGCAAACGTTCCGATGTGGGCGTGGCCACGACACTTGGCTTCGTCGGCGTTCTGGCATTGATGGTGCTGGTGACGCTGCTGCCCTACGCCGCCCTGGAACGACCGGAAATCGCCGGCATGCGCCAGCCCTCGATGGCTTCCGTGCTGGAATCCGTCGTCGGGCCATGGGGCTCCGTCTTTGTCAGTGTCGGTTTGATCGTTTCCGTGCTCGGAGCGTATCTGGCATGGTCGCTGATCTGTGTCGAGGTGCTCTTTTGCGCCGCCAAGAACGGAGACATGCCGAGCGTTCTCGCCAGGGAGAACAGCAACAGCGTTCCTGCGGCGGCGCTTTGGCTGAGCAATGGAGTGATCCAGTTCTTCCTCGTCAGCACATTGTTCTCGGAGGACGCGTTCCGGTTGATGGTAAACCTGACGAGCGCAATGGTTCTGGTTCCATACCTGCTGGTGGCAGCCTATGGCTTCCTTGTCGCGCGGCGCGGCGAGACCTACGACATCAGGCCGGAAGAGCGGTTCCGCGATCTGATCTTCGCGGGCGTCGCCATGGTCTACACGGTATTTATGATCTATGCCGGGGGCCTGAAGTTCCTCCTGCTTTCCACCATCCTCTACGCGCTCGGAACGGTCCTGTTCTTCTACACAAGGCGCGAGCAGATGAAGCCGCTGTTCAGCCATCGGGAATGGCTCGTCTTCGCGGCTGCTGTGGCCGGATGCCTCTTTGGCATCCACGGGCTCGTGACCGGCTACATCACCTTATGA
- a CDS encoding DUF2905 domain-containing protein, whose translation MSRVLIIVGLVIVAIGVLWPWLTRIGLGRLPGDILIERENFTIYIPITTGLLFSVVLSVILWLINR comes from the coding sequence ATGTCCCGAGTGCTGATCATCGTCGGGCTAGTAATCGTTGCGATCGGTGTTCTCTGGCCGTGGCTCACGCGTATCGGCCTGGGTCGGTTGCCCGGCGATATTCTGATCGAGCGCGAGAATTTCACGATTTACATTCCCATCACCACTGGATTGCTTTTCAGCGTCGTGCTCTCGGTCATCCTTTGGCTGATCAATCGTTAG
- a CDS encoding ArsR/SmtB family transcription factor has protein sequence MSKPEPADPGPVEVFAALGDPTRLSLLTKLSDGQTRSIATLSADTKLTRQAVTKHLHVLERAGLVKSIRVGRESQFGYRPEPITAARSYLDRVSAQWDDALARLKALVER, from the coding sequence ATGTCGAAGCCTGAGCCTGCCGATCCGGGGCCCGTCGAGGTCTTCGCCGCCCTCGGCGACCCGACCCGCCTTTCGCTTCTGACAAAGCTCAGCGATGGCCAGACACGATCGATCGCCACGCTATCCGCCGATACGAAACTGACGCGGCAGGCCGTGACCAAGCACCTGCACGTGCTGGAACGCGCCGGCCTCGTCAAAAGCATCCGCGTCGGCCGCGAAAGCCAGTTCGGCTACCGGCCTGAACCGATCACCGCAGCTCGGTCGTATCTCGACCGAGTTTCGGCACAATGGGACGACGCACTGGCGCGGCTCAAGGCGCTGGTGGAACGATGA
- a CDS encoding SRPBCC family protein: MTDRIKKSIELNAPIEKVWHALTNHTAFGEWFRVRLDGPFVVGEKTTGEMTYPGHEGTKWTSMTERMEAPTLFSFRWPHGEDTDLSTSPSTLVEFRLEPTANGTRLTIIESGFETLPEDRRMEALRGNEGGWEIQAGNIKAYVEA, translated from the coding sequence ATGACAGATCGCATCAAGAAGAGCATCGAACTCAATGCGCCGATCGAAAAGGTTTGGCATGCACTCACGAACCACACGGCATTCGGCGAATGGTTCCGCGTGAGGCTCGACGGGCCGTTCGTGGTCGGCGAAAAAACGACGGGCGAAATGACCTATCCCGGCCATGAGGGCACCAAATGGACGTCGATGACCGAGCGGATGGAGGCCCCGACCCTCTTTTCCTTCCGATGGCCGCACGGCGAGGATACCGATCTCTCGACATCCCCATCTACGCTCGTGGAATTCCGCCTCGAGCCAACAGCGAACGGAACCCGTTTGACCATTATCGAATCCGGCTTCGAAACGTTGCCGGAGGATCGCCGCATGGAGGCCTTGCGCGGCAATGAAGGCGGATGGGAAATTCAGGCGGGAAACATCAAGGCCTATGTCGAAGCCTGA
- a CDS encoding BON domain-containing protein, which translates to MSTDKSIYSHRDDDPHLTDDDLAEKVLRFIRYATFVDTSGISVMALGGMVVLSGNVAEEADIACAGEAAASVIGVSSVENRLTVRPGQATD; encoded by the coding sequence ATGTCGACGGACAAATCGATCTACTCGCATCGGGACGACGATCCGCATCTGACGGATGACGATCTAGCCGAGAAGGTGCTGCGCTTCATTCGCTACGCCACCTTCGTGGACACGAGCGGGATTTCCGTCATGGCGCTTGGGGGAATGGTCGTGCTTTCCGGCAATGTCGCCGAGGAGGCAGACATTGCCTGCGCCGGAGAGGCCGCCGCCTCGGTCATCGGCGTTTCGAGCGTCGAAAACCGGCTGACGGTACGGCCGGGCCAGGCAACCGACTGA
- a CDS encoding AEC family transporter, with translation MSDIFLNVLPIFVLILTGWLVVRLGYLKPAVGDALGDFVFRVAVPVLLFRTIAEADFKEGSPWPLWVAYFSGVAVTWTVGHLAATFAFGRDARMGVLAGVSSAFANTVFIGLPLVSRVVGEDGVVALSILLSVHLPVMMIAGTVLMERAERKASGRPGQSPLRLLAGVARNLVRNPLVIGLAFGALFHLLDQPLGGSAKAVVDQLAATAAPAALVSIGMALDKYGLAGNTGLAAVTSTLKLLVLPGVVFGACHLLGLNDSWTAALVLTSSVPTGVNAWLIANHFDVGHALASSTITLTTALGVLSVSAWAYLLM, from the coding sequence ATGTCCGATATCTTCCTGAACGTTCTCCCGATCTTCGTCCTGATCCTGACCGGCTGGCTGGTCGTCAGGCTCGGCTATCTGAAACCGGCTGTCGGCGATGCGCTCGGCGATTTTGTCTTCCGCGTCGCCGTGCCGGTCCTCCTGTTCCGCACGATTGCCGAGGCCGATTTCAAGGAGGGTTCGCCTTGGCCGCTCTGGGTCGCCTATTTTTCCGGCGTTGCCGTCACCTGGACGGTCGGCCATCTGGCGGCGACCTTTGCCTTCGGGCGCGACGCGCGCATGGGCGTGCTCGCAGGGGTGTCCTCGGCCTTCGCCAACACCGTGTTCATAGGGCTGCCGCTAGTTTCGCGTGTCGTCGGCGAGGACGGGGTGGTGGCGCTGTCGATCCTGCTCTCAGTCCATCTGCCCGTCATGATGATCGCCGGCACGGTGCTGATGGAGCGTGCGGAAAGGAAAGCGAGCGGCAGGCCGGGGCAAAGCCCGCTGAGGCTGCTTGCCGGCGTGGCGCGCAATCTCGTTCGTAACCCGCTGGTGATCGGTCTCGCCTTCGGCGCGCTCTTTCATCTTCTCGACCAGCCGCTTGGCGGCTCGGCCAAGGCCGTCGTCGATCAGCTCGCCGCTACGGCGGCGCCGGCCGCACTCGTGTCGATCGGCATGGCGCTCGACAAATACGGCCTGGCCGGAAACACCGGGCTTGCGGCCGTCACCAGCACGTTGAAGTTGCTTGTGCTGCCCGGCGTCGTCTTTGGCGCCTGTCATCTCCTGGGGCTCAACGACAGTTGGACGGCCGCGCTGGTGCTGACCTCCTCGGTGCCGACCGGCGTCAACGCGTGGCTGATCGCCAATCACTTTGATGTCGGCCATGCGCTCGCTTCCTCGACGATCACGCTAACGACGGCGCTGGGCGTGCTCAGCGTTTCGGCCTGGGCCTACCTGCTGATGTGA
- a CDS encoding c-type cytochrome: protein MNSYVNMGVGALLGTVFVLMSVSIASEGIFHSEAPEKPGFTIVAEETAGEAGAAGGEEAQAEPIAALLAKADASAGEAVFKKCASCHTVEKGGPNKVGPNLWGVVNRPVASHEGFSYSAGMQTFSEGGKVVWDYDHLSFFLEAPKKHVPGTAMGFAGLKKGDERANLIAWLREQSDSPAPLPAAGAEGGAAQPAAAEGQAAQDGQAAQDGQAPAPAPAN, encoded by the coding sequence ATGAATTCATATGTGAACATGGGCGTGGGTGCCTTGCTGGGTACAGTCTTCGTTCTGATGTCTGTATCCATTGCATCGGAAGGCATTTTCCATTCCGAAGCTCCCGAGAAGCCAGGCTTCACCATTGTCGCCGAGGAAACCGCGGGCGAAGCCGGCGCCGCTGGTGGCGAAGAGGCGCAGGCCGAGCCGATCGCAGCGTTGCTCGCCAAGGCCGATGCTTCCGCTGGTGAAGCCGTGTTCAAGAAATGCGCAAGCTGTCACACCGTGGAGAAGGGCGGACCGAACAAGGTCGGCCCGAATCTCTGGGGTGTCGTCAACCGCCCGGTCGCATCGCATGAAGGCTTCAGCTATTCCGCCGGGATGCAGACCTTCTCCGAAGGCGGCAAGGTCGTATGGGATTATGACCATCTGAGCTTCTTCCTCGAAGCGCCGAAGAAGCATGTCCCGGGCACAGCCATGGGCTTTGCCGGCCTCAAGAAGGGCGACGAGCGCGCCAATCTGATCGCCTGGCTGCGCGAACAGTCCGACAGCCCGGCACCGCTTCCTGCCGCTGGAGCGGAAGGCGGCGCTGCGCAGCCTGCTGCCGCCGAAGGCCAGGCCGCCCAGGACGGCCAGGCCGCCCAGGACGGCCAGGCACCCGCGCCGGCACCGGCGAACTAA
- a CDS encoding 3-deoxy-manno-octulosonate cytidylyltransferase: MNHGNSGKALVLIPARMASTRLPGKPLADICGLPMIVQVAKRAAEADVGRIVVAVDDRDVFEAVSDAGFEAIMTRVDHQSGSDRIHEALLKADPHGEAEIVINVQGDLPTIEPGPIRAALKPLENAATDIATLTVEITDEHEKTNPNVVKVVGSPLSASRLRALYFTRATAPHGAGPLYHHIGLYAYRRKALETFVSLKPSVLERRESLEQLRALEAGMRIDVEIVNSVPLGVDTPEDLEKARRILSVKA, from the coding sequence ATGAATCACGGAAATTCTGGCAAAGCTCTCGTGCTCATTCCGGCGCGGATGGCGTCGACCCGCCTGCCCGGCAAGCCGCTCGCCGACATTTGCGGCCTGCCGATGATCGTGCAGGTCGCCAAGCGGGCGGCCGAGGCGGATGTCGGCCGAATCGTCGTCGCGGTCGACGATCGCGACGTCTTCGAAGCGGTCAGCGATGCCGGCTTCGAGGCGATCATGACGCGGGTCGACCATCAGTCCGGCTCGGACCGCATCCATGAGGCCCTGCTGAAGGCGGATCCTCACGGCGAGGCCGAGATCGTGATCAACGTCCAGGGCGACCTGCCGACGATCGAGCCCGGACCGATCCGCGCGGCGCTGAAACCACTTGAAAACGCCGCGACCGATATCGCGACGCTGACTGTCGAGATCACCGACGAACACGAAAAGACCAACCCCAATGTCGTGAAGGTCGTGGGCTCGCCGCTTTCCGCGAGCCGCCTGCGGGCTCTCTATTTCACCCGCGCCACCGCCCCGCACGGCGCCGGGCCGCTCTATCACCACATCGGTCTCTATGCCTATCGGCGCAAGGCGCTCGAAACCTTCGTCTCGTTGAAGCCATCGGTCCTTGAGAGGCGCGAGTCGCTTGAACAATTGCGGGCGCTCGAAGCCGGGATGCGCATCGACGTCGAGATCGTCAACTCGGTCCCCCTCGGGGTCGATACGCCCGAGGACCTCGAAAAAGCCCGTCGCATTCTCTCCGTCAAAGCCTGA
- a CDS encoding prephenate dehydratase produces MTAKTNRISFQGDFGANSDMACRDMFPSMEPLPCQTFEDAFVAVENGDADLAMIPIENTIAGRVADIHHLLPESRLHIVGEYFMPIRFQLMVLPGVSHDDIRTVHSHIHALGQCRKIVRANGWKPVVAGDTAGAAKLVKETGDRSMAALAPRLAADLYGLDIIAENVEDTDSNVTRFVVLSREEQRIARSSDDELIITTFVFNVRNIPAALYKAMGGFATNGINMTKLESYQLGGKFVATQFYADIEGHPEDESVRHAMDELRFFSEKVRILGTYRAHPMRGVL; encoded by the coding sequence GTGACCGCCAAGACCAACAGGATCTCCTTCCAGGGCGACTTCGGCGCCAATTCCGACATGGCCTGCCGTGACATGTTCCCGTCGATGGAACCGCTGCCGTGCCAGACCTTCGAGGATGCCTTCGTGGCGGTGGAAAATGGCGATGCCGATCTCGCCATGATCCCGATCGAAAACACAATCGCCGGACGTGTCGCCGACATCCATCACCTGCTGCCGGAATCGCGCCTGCACATTGTCGGCGAATATTTCATGCCGATTCGGTTTCAGTTGATGGTGCTGCCCGGCGTCTCGCATGACGATATCCGCACCGTGCACAGCCACATCCATGCTCTGGGCCAGTGCCGCAAGATCGTTCGCGCCAATGGTTGGAAGCCGGTGGTGGCGGGCGACACAGCCGGTGCGGCCAAGCTTGTCAAGGAAACGGGCGACCGCTCCATGGCGGCGCTCGCCCCGCGCCTTGCCGCCGACCTCTATGGACTCGACATCATCGCCGAAAATGTCGAAGACACGGATAGCAACGTCACGCGCTTCGTCGTGCTTTCGCGCGAAGAGCAGCGGATTGCCCGGTCCTCCGACGACGAACTGATCATCACCACCTTCGTTTTCAACGTGCGCAACATTCCGGCCGCGCTCTATAAGGCGATGGGCGGCTTCGCCACCAACGGCATCAACATGACCAAGCTCGAGAGCTATCAGCTCGGCGGCAAGTTCGTCGCAACCCAGTTCTATGCCGATATCGAAGGCCATCCGGAGGACGAGTCGGTCCGCCATGCGATGGACGAGCTGCGCTTCTTCTCGGAGAAGGTGCGCATCCTCGGCACCTACCGGGCCCATCCCATGCGCGGCGTCCTCTGA
- a CDS encoding DUF1127 domain-containing protein: MKIRQKIMEYAKLRRAVRELNALDDHVLSDIGISRSQIQAAVYGR, encoded by the coding sequence ATGAAGATCCGTCAGAAGATCATGGAATACGCAAAACTGCGCCGCGCCGTCCGCGAGCTGAACGCTCTCGACGATCACGTGCTGAGCGACATTGGTATTTCCCGTTCTCAGATCCAGGCCGCCGTTTACGGCCGCTAA
- the nudC gene encoding NAD(+) diphosphatase, with the protein MTKSIFDLRSPHPEPSTLVAFAENHLDRQSEHRPDDCVEVASRHPGAHFLAFSGAKLIVKHDEKIIDPLFAPYELEGLEPTLDEAILLGYLPNGEPRLAVPSGLTEETLPEPFKVADARTLYRQQMLPEELLGQFAQGSSLIVWNANNRFCGRCGGPMDGAAGGYRRVCTACNHMVFPRTDPVVIMLTIDLERDLCLLGRSPHFAPGMYSCLAGFVEPGETIENAVRRETQEESGIRIGRVRYHASQPWPLPHTLMIGCYAEAKSTVIKRDEQELEDVRWFTRGETEAMLERTTGIADTGDEHIPPPKGAIAHQLMRDWLAWPERS; encoded by the coding sequence ATGACGAAATCGATCTTTGACCTTCGAAGCCCGCATCCGGAGCCGAGCACGCTCGTCGCCTTTGCGGAAAATCACCTGGACCGCCAATCCGAGCATCGTCCCGACGATTGCGTCGAGGTGGCGTCGAGGCATCCGGGCGCGCATTTCCTCGCCTTTTCCGGCGCGAAGCTGATCGTCAAACACGACGAGAAGATCATCGACCCGCTCTTCGCACCCTATGAGCTCGAAGGTCTCGAACCGACGCTCGACGAGGCGATCCTGCTCGGTTATCTGCCAAATGGCGAACCGCGCCTTGCCGTTCCGTCGGGACTCACGGAAGAAACGCTGCCCGAGCCCTTCAAGGTCGCCGACGCGCGAACGCTCTACCGCCAGCAGATGCTGCCGGAAGAATTGCTCGGCCAGTTTGCGCAAGGCTCCAGCCTTATCGTCTGGAACGCCAACAACCGGTTCTGCGGCCGCTGTGGCGGGCCGATGGACGGCGCGGCGGGCGGTTACCGGCGCGTGTGCACGGCCTGCAACCACATGGTGTTTCCCCGCACCGACCCTGTCGTCATCATGCTGACAATCGATCTCGAGCGCGATCTCTGCCTGCTCGGCCGCAGCCCGCATTTCGCGCCGGGCATGTATTCCTGTCTCGCCGGCTTCGTCGAACCGGGCGAGACGATCGAAAACGCCGTGCGCCGGGAAACGCAGGAGGAATCGGGCATCCGCATCGGCCGGGTCCGCTATCATGCCTCCCAGCCCTGGCCGCTGCCGCATACTCTGATGATCGGCTGCTACGCCGAAGCCAAATCGACCGTCATCAAACGCGACGAACAGGAGCTCGAGGACGTGCGCTGGTTCACGCGCGGGGAGACCGAAGCGATGCTGGAACGTACGACCGGCATCGCCGACACCGGAGACGAACACATTCCGCCGCCGAAGGGGGCGATTGCCCACCAGTTGATGCGCGACTGGCTGGCCTGGCCCGAGCGGAGCTGA
- a CDS encoding HIT family protein, giving the protein MTTFPLDERLQRDGIPIASIGLCQLRLMNDRRWPWLILIPQRPGVSEIFELTPLDQTMLAFETNMVATALKKVTAADKINIGALGNIVRQLHVHIIARREGDPNWPGPVWGFGKAEPWPEDEHQVFVARILENL; this is encoded by the coding sequence TTGACGACCTTCCCTCTTGACGAGCGACTTCAGCGCGATGGCATCCCGATCGCCTCGATCGGGCTGTGCCAGTTGCGGCTGATGAACGACCGCCGTTGGCCGTGGCTGATCCTCATTCCCCAACGTCCGGGCGTTTCCGAGATTTTCGAGCTGACGCCACTCGACCAGACGATGCTGGCCTTCGAAACAAACATGGTGGCAACCGCCCTGAAAAAGGTCACAGCCGCCGACAAGATCAATATCGGCGCGCTCGGCAATATCGTCCGCCAGCTTCATGTGCATATCATAGCCCGCCGGGAAGGCGATCCGAACTGGCCGGGACCGGTGTGGGGCTTCGGCAAGGCCGAGCCGTGGCCGGAGGACGAACATCAGGTATTCGTAGCACGTATTCTGGAAAATCTCTGA
- a CDS encoding DNA polymerase III subunit gamma/tau yields the protein MSDETSISFEQKPAAYRVLARKYRPKDFSDLMVGQEPMVRTLTNAFETGRIAQAYMLTGVRGVGKTTTARILARALNYRTAEIDKPTIDLRVRGEHCQAIMDGRHVDVIEMDAASHTGIDDIREIIEQVRYRPVSARYKVYIIDEVHMLSTQAFNGLLKTLEEPPEHVKFIFATTEIRKVPITVLSRCQRFDLRRIGASDLVGLFSTILAKEGVPFDPEALAMVARAAEGSARDGLSLLDQAIAHGGGSVELETVRSMLGLADRARIVDLFEHIVKGDVTAALQEFAAQYEAGANPTVVLTDLADFTHLVTRMKYVPDAANDQSLSEIERVRGAEFAGNVAVTALSRIWQMLLKGIPEAESSSRPAGAAEMVLIRLAHAAHLPSPEDAARRLLELADGEGAAGRPAPRSNGGGNQAHAGQSTQARSIEAAPVQRPSNNGATMLRAVPDAAPQPIGVGRIEERPAVAPAAKPEPKVPVNSISDIVDLCGKNRDIKLKTLVRGFVRLVHIEPGRLDVNVPDDAPKTLLGELAVKLKEWTGIHWVVSYSREPGEPTLVEAEQRAQEQRVNDARQDPDVAAILARFPGARITDVRIRAAEQETEAVAPAAAESEDGDIVPGDDIE from the coding sequence ATGAGCGACGAAACGTCCATTTCATTCGAACAGAAGCCAGCCGCCTACCGTGTTCTGGCACGTAAATATCGGCCCAAGGACTTCTCCGATCTTATGGTTGGGCAGGAGCCGATGGTGCGCACGCTCACCAACGCCTTCGAGACCGGCCGCATCGCGCAGGCCTACATGCTGACGGGCGTCCGCGGCGTCGGCAAGACGACGACCGCCCGCATCCTGGCGCGCGCGCTCAATTACCGGACCGCCGAGATCGACAAGCCGACGATCGACCTGCGTGTGCGGGGCGAGCATTGCCAGGCCATCATGGACGGCCGCCATGTCGACGTGATCGAGATGGACGCCGCATCGCACACCGGCATCGACGACATCCGCGAGATCATCGAGCAGGTGCGTTATCGCCCGGTTTCAGCCCGCTACAAGGTCTATATCATCGACGAAGTGCACATGCTCTCGACGCAGGCCTTCAACGGCCTGTTGAAGACGCTCGAGGAGCCGCCGGAGCATGTGAAGTTCATCTTCGCGACGACCGAAATCCGTAAGGTTCCGATTACCGTCCTGTCGCGCTGCCAGCGTTTCGACCTGCGCCGCATCGGTGCGTCGGACCTTGTCGGTCTCTTCTCCACCATTCTCGCCAAGGAGGGCGTGCCGTTCGATCCCGAGGCGCTGGCGATGGTCGCGCGCGCCGCAGAGGGTTCGGCGCGCGACGGCCTGTCGCTGCTCGACCAGGCGATCGCCCACGGCGGTGGCTCGGTCGAGCTTGAAACCGTGCGCTCGATGCTCGGACTTGCCGACCGTGCCCGCATCGTCGATCTCTTCGAGCATATCGTCAAAGGCGACGTGACGGCGGCACTTCAGGAGTTCGCCGCGCAATACGAGGCGGGCGCCAATCCGACGGTGGTGCTGACCGACCTTGCCGACTTCACCCATCTCGTCACCCGGATGAAATATGTTCCCGACGCGGCGAACGACCAGTCACTGAGCGAGATCGAGCGCGTGCGCGGCGCCGAATTTGCCGGCAATGTCGCGGTGACCGCGCTTTCGCGTATCTGGCAGATGCTCTTGAAGGGCATCCCCGAGGCGGAAAGCTCGTCGCGGCCCGCGGGTGCCGCGGAAATGGTGCTGATCAGGCTCGCCCATGCCGCTCATCTGCCGTCGCCGGAAGACGCTGCGCGACGGCTGTTGGAGCTTGCCGACGGCGAGGGGGCCGCTGGTCGTCCGGCGCCGCGCAGCAATGGCGGCGGAAATCAGGCTCATGCCGGCCAGTCCACGCAGGCGCGTTCCATCGAAGCAGCGCCCGTACAGCGCCCCTCGAACAACGGCGCAACCATGCTGCGGGCCGTGCCGGATGCCGCGCCTCAGCCGATCGGCGTCGGCCGCATCGAGGAACGGCCCGCAGTGGCCCCGGCTGCGAAGCCGGAGCCGAAGGTTCCGGTCAACTCGATCAGCGATATCGTCGATCTTTGCGGAAAGAACAGGGACATCAAGCTGAAGACGCTTGTGCGCGGCTTCGTGAGACTCGTGCATATCGAGCCCGGTCGCCTCGACGTCAACGTGCCCGACGACGCACCGAAGACGCTGCTCGGCGAGCTCGCCGTCAAGCTCAAGGAGTGGACCGGCATTCACTGGGTCGTCAGCTACAGCCGCGAACCGGGCGAACCGACGCTTGTCGAGGCAGAGCAGCGCGCACAGGAGCAGCGGGTCAACGACGCCCGCCAGGATCCGGACGTCGCGGCAATCCTCGCGCGCTTTCCGGGCGCCAGGATCACCGACGTGCGCATCCGCGCGGCGGAGCAGGAAACCGAAGCCGTCGCTCCGGCAGCGGCCGAATCGGAAGACGGCGATATCGTTCCCGGCGACGATATCGAATAG
- a CDS encoding YbaB/EbfC family nucleoid-associated protein, with protein sequence MRDIMGMMGKVKEMQAKMEKLQAEIAALEVDGTSGGGLVTVRLDGKGHMKSLKIDPSLFKEDDVEILEDLIVAAHKDAKDKAEAVQAEKTRELTAGLPIPPGMKLPF encoded by the coding sequence ATGCGCGACATCATGGGCATGATGGGCAAGGTCAAGGAAATGCAGGCTAAGATGGAGAAGCTGCAGGCGGAGATCGCCGCGCTCGAAGTCGACGGCACCTCCGGCGGCGGCCTCGTCACTGTCCGTCTCGACGGCAAGGGCCACATGAAGAGCCTCAAGATCGATCCCTCGCTCTTCAAGGAAGACGATGTCGAAATCCTCGAAGACCTGATCGTTGCCGCCCACAAGGACGCCAAGGACAAGGCGGAAGCCGTGCAGGCGGAAAAGACCCGCGAACTGACCGCCGGCCTGCCGATCCCGCCCGGCATGAAGCTGCCGTTCTGA
- the recR gene encoding recombination mediator RecR, which produces MAKRVTGPEIEKLIQLLAKVPGLGPRSARRAALHLVKKKEQLLGPLADAMGEAHRKVRICSCCGNVDTIDPCTVCTDERRDQSVIIVVEDVADLWALERAGAMNAAYHVLGGTLSPLDGIGPDDLNIKGLVDRVAKGGVRELIIAVNATVEGQTTAHYITDQLEGMEVKITRLAHGVPVGGELDYLDEGTLTAALRARTTI; this is translated from the coding sequence ATGGCAAAGCGAGTCACCGGCCCCGAAATCGAAAAACTCATCCAGCTCCTGGCGAAGGTGCCGGGCCTCGGCCCCCGTTCCGCCCGCCGGGCGGCGCTGCACCTTGTCAAGAAGAAGGAGCAACTGCTCGGTCCGCTCGCGGATGCAATGGGCGAGGCGCACCGCAAGGTCCGCATCTGCTCTTGCTGCGGCAACGTCGACACGATCGATCCCTGCACGGTGTGCACCGACGAACGGCGCGACCAGTCCGTGATCATCGTCGTCGAGGATGTCGCCGACCTTTGGGCGCTGGAGCGCGCCGGCGCCATGAACGCCGCCTATCATGTGCTCGGCGGTACACTATCACCGCTCGATGGCATTGGGCCCGACGACCTCAACATCAAAGGCCTTGTCGATCGCGTCGCCAAGGGCGGCGTCCGCGAGCTGATCATCGCGGTCAATGCGACGGTGGAGGGGCAGACGACGGCGCATTACATCACCGACCAGCTCGAAGGCATGGAAGTGAAAATCACCCGTCTCGCCCACGGCGTTCCCGTCGGCGGCGAACTCGATTACCTTGACGAAGGCACACTGACGGCCGCCTTGCGGGCGCGTACGACAATCTGA